The proteins below are encoded in one region of Cololabis saira isolate AMF1-May2022 chromosome 11, fColSai1.1, whole genome shotgun sequence:
- the tsc1b gene encoding TSC complex subunit 1b isoform X1 has translation MAREQPNVGDLLPLLETSDLQQLEEIRGLINEQLSTERGSMLLNGLVDFFLETNSPQALHILSSVREPHDKHLLDKMNDCMTKQACRLPTLMLLGHVVRKQPSWIHKIARYPLLLSLLKCLKADTDVVVLITGVLVLITLLPMIPQAGKQHLWEYFDIFGRLASWNLKNPGHVSEVYLIHLHASVYSLFHRLYGMYPCNFVSYLRSHYSMKENMETFEEVVKPMLEHVRIHPELVTGTKDHELDPTRWKKYEIHDIVIECAKVSLDPKEASCEEGYAAMPENFYPQVHLRPQDCTSSPYTDLHSSYGSSSSTPFSTPRQSLPPPLSLPPFSGTQSSYRSPQISRRQNSTCELNSSCGGKDPLWSPSSLCGMATPPSSRGMSPNLELSQSASHLPSRFHCTSGGKGTPASSTPATSSPPPTLSDDFPIISLPANTVQSSPTRKDRRAGETSKPALVRQEPVRDLEKSTEAATSRDAGAAENVSMTLTELSVFMKKQELDLQLRTEKEKEEAAITEELLKLTEDKQEQLGLRGFDSPFYRTTETLTGSQAQDKPHSSTYPGGSSRETHHTVSTPDKVENAASTSGVGSERGGPAGDSRSSALEQSWSFQSGFTPIDHHLHRCTSATDEEMSKFGMFSPSPCSKAPAPYESFFDLALPRAASLFVGKKTSEAVHKAAMERLLQREEGLEDGEEEGLVSASPLEVLDRLVQQGSDAHDKVLKRLPLPSKSADWTHFGGSAPLDELHTLRSQLLLLHNQLLFERYKREQHAVRNRRLLRRIINATALEEQNNAMKGQLNLQSVEILSLRESLQVEHQRYQQLWDDRETVVTRLHGQIRQLQQGRDDYYTKNQELQSKLQECQKRMDELEAELQRANNKVCHTGHLLNQMTIKLNNSEGTQQQMSFLNKQLLLLGEAHKLSMQELQHAGTDNTKEVQMLKVSSAKEVETIRQSLLVQGQKLEAAQQRVAELENLLSKKEHLIAEQKKFLEDVKCQAKVELQASDNRYQVQRRITQLLQTELLQLYSRVEMETPACSTSSSSSFPPGGRADTHTPADSSVLVQDGPGKVHTSEEVHDSPRGNGSTLSPGQPMASNSSNSMANSINGGQELAPPLLVEPSLTCSHANPLAPLTAADAPITVGSYPSAKSFLGMRARELFRNKSESQCDEEESPPRLAGLAHSLKTELCEEAPCPGDAADVDPAPPPVPTSPPATAVATPLTVTTNEQPFEPKQRVSSQESPRRKAGVGPRGGRGQAGSGRPRQQQLKIMDYNVTHHEHS, from the exons GCGGACACAGACGTGGTGGTGCTCATAACCGGAGTATTGGTGCTGATCACTCTGCTGCCCATGATCCCCCAAGCTGGGAAACAACACCTATGGGAATACTTTGATATCTTTGGCCGTCTGGCATCGTGGAACCTTAAGAATCCAG GGCATGTTTCAGAAGTTTACCTAATCCACCTGCACGCTAGCGTCTACTCACTATTCCACAGGCTGTACGGCATGTACCCATGCAACTTTGTGTCCTATCTACGTTCCCATTACAGCATGAAGGAGAACATGGAAACCTTTGAGGAGGTAGTGAAG CCAATGCTTGAACATGTCCGTATACACCCTGAACTGGTGACCGGTACCAAGGACCATGAGCTGGACCCCACTAG GTGGAAGAAGTATGAAATCCATGATATCGTTATTGAATGTGCCAAAGTGTCTCTAGACCCCAAGGAGGCCTCCTGTGAGGAGGGTTACGCCGCCATGCCTGAGAATTTTTACCCCCAAGTTCACCTGCGACCCCAAGACTGCACTTCAAGCCCCTACACAGACCTTCACAGCAGCTATG GAAGCTCCTCGTCTACCCCGTTCTCAACTCCACGGCAGTCTCTACCCCCACCTCTGTCCTTGCCCCCCTTCTCAGGGACACAGTCATCCTACCGAAGCCCACAGATCTCCAGAAGGCAG AACTCCACCTGTGAACTCAACTCTTCGTGTGGGGGGAAGGACCCTCTGTGGAGCCCCTCCTCATTGTGCGGTatggccacgcccccttcctcAAGGGGCATGTCGCCCAACTTGGAGCTCTCCCAGAGTGCCTCGCACCTTCCCAGCCGCTTCCACTGCACATCAG GAGGAAAAGGAACGCCTGCCTCTAGCACTCCAGCCACCTCCTCCCCACCTCCTACCCTATCGGATGACTTCCCCATAATCTCCTTACCAGCCAacacagtccagtccagtccaacAAGAAAA GATCGTCGAGCAGGAGAAACCAGTAAACCTGCACTGGTGAGACAGGAACCAGTTCGAGATTTGGAGAAGAGCACAGAGGCAGCGACAAGCAGAG ATGCAGGAGCTGCAGAAAATGTCTCCATGACACTGACAGAGTTATCGGTTTTCATGAAGAAGCAGGAACTGGACCTTCAGCTgagaacagaaaaagaaaaagaagagg CTGCCATCACAGAGGAGTTGTTGAAACTCACTGAGGATAAGCAGGAGCAGTTGGGTCTGAGAGGCTTTGACTCCCCTTTCTATCGCACCACTGAGACTCTGACTGGCAGTCAGGCACAAGACAAACCCCACTCCAGCACCTACCCAGGAGGTTCCAGCCGAGAAACCCACCACACGGTATCCACACCAGACAAAGTTGAGAACGCTGCAAGCACCAGTGGCGTTGGCAGCGAAAGAGGAGGACCAGCAGGAGACAGCAGGAGTTCAGCCCTGGAGCAGTCCTGGTCCTTCCAGTCTGGGTTCACGCCCATCGATCACCACTTGCACAGATGCACCTCAGCCACGGATGAGGAGATGAGCAAGTTTGGGATGTTCTCTCCGAGCCCATGCAGTAAGGCCCCAGCGCCTTACGAGTCGTTCTTTGACCTGGCCCTGCCACGAGCGGCGTCTCTATTTGTCGGCAAAAAAACATCAGAGGCAGTGCACAAGGCGGCGATGGAGAGGCTGCTGCAGCGAGAGGAGGGCTTGGAGGATGGGGAGGAGGAAGGGCTGGTGTCTGCTTCACCACTGGAGGTGCTGGATCGCCTTGTTCAACAGGGAAGTGACGCCCACGACAAAGTTCTCAAGAG ATTACCTTTGCCAAGTAAGTCGGCTGACTGGACACATTTTGGAG GCTCTGCTCCACTGGACGAGCTTCACACGCTGCGCAGccagctgctcctgctgcacAACCAGCTGCTGTTCGAGCGCTACAAGAGGGAGCAACACGCCGTCCGCAACCGCCGCCTCCTCCGACGCATCATCAACGCCACTGCACTGGAGGAGCAGAACAACGCTATG AAGGGCCAGTTGAATCTGCAGAGTGTGGAAATATTGTCGCTGAGGGAGAGCCTGCAGGTTGAGCACCAGCGGTACCAACAGCTGTGGGACGACCGCGAGACGGTGGTGACCAGGCTGCATGGTCAGATCAGACAGCTGCAGCAGGGCCGGGATGATTACTACACCAAGAACCAGGAGCTGCAG AGCAAGTTACAGGAGTGTCAGAAGCGGATGGATGAGCTAGAGGCGGAGCTACAGAGAGCCAACAACAAAGTCTGCCACACTGGTCACCTCCTCAATCAGATGACTATCAAG CTGAACAACAGCGAGGGTACCCAGCAGCAGATGAGCTTCCTGAACaagcagctgctgctcctcGGGGAGGCACATAAGCTGTCCATGCAGGAATTACAGCACGCCGGCACCGATAACACAAAG GAGGTTCAAATGCTGAAAGTGTCCTCTGCGAAGGAGGTGGAGACAATAAGACAGAGTCTGCTGGTTCAAGGACAAAAGCTGGAGGCAGCACAGCAGAGAGTTGCTGAGCTGGAGAACCTTCTCTCCAAGAAGGAACATCTCATCGCAGAGCAAAAGAAGTTCCTTGAAGATGTGAAGTGTCAAGCAAA ggtggagcttcaggcctcAGACAACAGGTATCAAGTTCAAAGGAGAATCACTCAGCTGCTGCAGACTGAACTCTTGCAGCTTTACAGCAGAGTGGAGATGGAAACTCCAgcctgcagcaccagcagcagcagcagctttccTCCAGGGGGCAGAgctgacacacacactcctgcagactCCAG TGTCTTGGTTCAAGATGGACCAGGTAAAGTTCACACCAGTGAAGAGGTGCATGACTCCCCCCGGGGTAACGGCAGCACTTTATCGCCAGGGCAACCAATGGCGAGCAACTCTTCCAACTCCATGGCTAACTCCATCAATGGAGGACAGGAACTGGCCCCGCCGTTGTTGGTAGAGCCTTCCCTGACCTGTTCCCACGCCAACCCACTTGCACCCCTGACTGCTGCTGACGCGCCCATCACCGTGGGCTCCTATCCAAGCGCCAAGAGCTTCCTGGGCATGAGAGCTCGCGAGCTGTTCCGCAACAAGAGCGAAAGCCAGTGCGACGAGGAAGAATCCCCGCCACGTCTCGCAGGCCTCGCCCACAGCCTGAAGACTGAGCTTTGCGAGGAGGCCCCCTGCCCGGGCGATGCTGCCGACGTAGACCCCGCACCTCCCCCCGTGCCCACCTCACCCCCTGCCACAGCTGTCGCTACTCCTCTCACTGTTACCACAAACGAACAACCCTTTGAGCCCAAGCAGCGAGTCTCCAGCCAGGAAAGTCCACGCAGAAAGGCAGGGGTGGGGCCGCGGGGCGGCAGAGGTCAGGCCGGGTCAGGTCGGCCCCGGCAACAGCAGCTAAAGATTATGGACTACAATGTAACGCATCATGAGCACAGTTAA
- the tsc1b gene encoding TSC complex subunit 1b isoform X2, giving the protein MKENMETFEEVVKPMLEHVRIHPELVTGTKDHELDPTRWKKYEIHDIVIECAKVSLDPKEASCEEGYAAMPENFYPQVHLRPQDCTSSPYTDLHSSYGSSSSTPFSTPRQSLPPPLSLPPFSGTQSSYRSPQISRRQNSTCELNSSCGGKDPLWSPSSLCGMATPPSSRGMSPNLELSQSASHLPSRFHCTSGGKGTPASSTPATSSPPPTLSDDFPIISLPANTVQSSPTRKDRRAGETSKPALVRQEPVRDLEKSTEAATSRDAGAAENVSMTLTELSVFMKKQELDLQLRTEKEKEEAAITEELLKLTEDKQEQLGLRGFDSPFYRTTETLTGSQAQDKPHSSTYPGGSSRETHHTVSTPDKVENAASTSGVGSERGGPAGDSRSSALEQSWSFQSGFTPIDHHLHRCTSATDEEMSKFGMFSPSPCSKAPAPYESFFDLALPRAASLFVGKKTSEAVHKAAMERLLQREEGLEDGEEEGLVSASPLEVLDRLVQQGSDAHDKVLKRLPLPSKSADWTHFGGSAPLDELHTLRSQLLLLHNQLLFERYKREQHAVRNRRLLRRIINATALEEQNNAMKGQLNLQSVEILSLRESLQVEHQRYQQLWDDRETVVTRLHGQIRQLQQGRDDYYTKNQELQSKLQECQKRMDELEAELQRANNKVCHTGHLLNQMTIKLNNSEGTQQQMSFLNKQLLLLGEAHKLSMQELQHAGTDNTKEVQMLKVSSAKEVETIRQSLLVQGQKLEAAQQRVAELENLLSKKEHLIAEQKKFLEDVKCQAKVELQASDNRYQVQRRITQLLQTELLQLYSRVEMETPACSTSSSSSFPPGGRADTHTPADSSVLVQDGPGKVHTSEEVHDSPRGNGSTLSPGQPMASNSSNSMANSINGGQELAPPLLVEPSLTCSHANPLAPLTAADAPITVGSYPSAKSFLGMRARELFRNKSESQCDEEESPPRLAGLAHSLKTELCEEAPCPGDAADVDPAPPPVPTSPPATAVATPLTVTTNEQPFEPKQRVSSQESPRRKAGVGPRGGRGQAGSGRPRQQQLKIMDYNVTHHEHS; this is encoded by the exons ATGAAGGAGAACATGGAAACCTTTGAGGAGGTAGTGAAG CCAATGCTTGAACATGTCCGTATACACCCTGAACTGGTGACCGGTACCAAGGACCATGAGCTGGACCCCACTAG GTGGAAGAAGTATGAAATCCATGATATCGTTATTGAATGTGCCAAAGTGTCTCTAGACCCCAAGGAGGCCTCCTGTGAGGAGGGTTACGCCGCCATGCCTGAGAATTTTTACCCCCAAGTTCACCTGCGACCCCAAGACTGCACTTCAAGCCCCTACACAGACCTTCACAGCAGCTATG GAAGCTCCTCGTCTACCCCGTTCTCAACTCCACGGCAGTCTCTACCCCCACCTCTGTCCTTGCCCCCCTTCTCAGGGACACAGTCATCCTACCGAAGCCCACAGATCTCCAGAAGGCAG AACTCCACCTGTGAACTCAACTCTTCGTGTGGGGGGAAGGACCCTCTGTGGAGCCCCTCCTCATTGTGCGGTatggccacgcccccttcctcAAGGGGCATGTCGCCCAACTTGGAGCTCTCCCAGAGTGCCTCGCACCTTCCCAGCCGCTTCCACTGCACATCAG GAGGAAAAGGAACGCCTGCCTCTAGCACTCCAGCCACCTCCTCCCCACCTCCTACCCTATCGGATGACTTCCCCATAATCTCCTTACCAGCCAacacagtccagtccagtccaacAAGAAAA GATCGTCGAGCAGGAGAAACCAGTAAACCTGCACTGGTGAGACAGGAACCAGTTCGAGATTTGGAGAAGAGCACAGAGGCAGCGACAAGCAGAG ATGCAGGAGCTGCAGAAAATGTCTCCATGACACTGACAGAGTTATCGGTTTTCATGAAGAAGCAGGAACTGGACCTTCAGCTgagaacagaaaaagaaaaagaagagg CTGCCATCACAGAGGAGTTGTTGAAACTCACTGAGGATAAGCAGGAGCAGTTGGGTCTGAGAGGCTTTGACTCCCCTTTCTATCGCACCACTGAGACTCTGACTGGCAGTCAGGCACAAGACAAACCCCACTCCAGCACCTACCCAGGAGGTTCCAGCCGAGAAACCCACCACACGGTATCCACACCAGACAAAGTTGAGAACGCTGCAAGCACCAGTGGCGTTGGCAGCGAAAGAGGAGGACCAGCAGGAGACAGCAGGAGTTCAGCCCTGGAGCAGTCCTGGTCCTTCCAGTCTGGGTTCACGCCCATCGATCACCACTTGCACAGATGCACCTCAGCCACGGATGAGGAGATGAGCAAGTTTGGGATGTTCTCTCCGAGCCCATGCAGTAAGGCCCCAGCGCCTTACGAGTCGTTCTTTGACCTGGCCCTGCCACGAGCGGCGTCTCTATTTGTCGGCAAAAAAACATCAGAGGCAGTGCACAAGGCGGCGATGGAGAGGCTGCTGCAGCGAGAGGAGGGCTTGGAGGATGGGGAGGAGGAAGGGCTGGTGTCTGCTTCACCACTGGAGGTGCTGGATCGCCTTGTTCAACAGGGAAGTGACGCCCACGACAAAGTTCTCAAGAG ATTACCTTTGCCAAGTAAGTCGGCTGACTGGACACATTTTGGAG GCTCTGCTCCACTGGACGAGCTTCACACGCTGCGCAGccagctgctcctgctgcacAACCAGCTGCTGTTCGAGCGCTACAAGAGGGAGCAACACGCCGTCCGCAACCGCCGCCTCCTCCGACGCATCATCAACGCCACTGCACTGGAGGAGCAGAACAACGCTATG AAGGGCCAGTTGAATCTGCAGAGTGTGGAAATATTGTCGCTGAGGGAGAGCCTGCAGGTTGAGCACCAGCGGTACCAACAGCTGTGGGACGACCGCGAGACGGTGGTGACCAGGCTGCATGGTCAGATCAGACAGCTGCAGCAGGGCCGGGATGATTACTACACCAAGAACCAGGAGCTGCAG AGCAAGTTACAGGAGTGTCAGAAGCGGATGGATGAGCTAGAGGCGGAGCTACAGAGAGCCAACAACAAAGTCTGCCACACTGGTCACCTCCTCAATCAGATGACTATCAAG CTGAACAACAGCGAGGGTACCCAGCAGCAGATGAGCTTCCTGAACaagcagctgctgctcctcGGGGAGGCACATAAGCTGTCCATGCAGGAATTACAGCACGCCGGCACCGATAACACAAAG GAGGTTCAAATGCTGAAAGTGTCCTCTGCGAAGGAGGTGGAGACAATAAGACAGAGTCTGCTGGTTCAAGGACAAAAGCTGGAGGCAGCACAGCAGAGAGTTGCTGAGCTGGAGAACCTTCTCTCCAAGAAGGAACATCTCATCGCAGAGCAAAAGAAGTTCCTTGAAGATGTGAAGTGTCAAGCAAA ggtggagcttcaggcctcAGACAACAGGTATCAAGTTCAAAGGAGAATCACTCAGCTGCTGCAGACTGAACTCTTGCAGCTTTACAGCAGAGTGGAGATGGAAACTCCAgcctgcagcaccagcagcagcagcagctttccTCCAGGGGGCAGAgctgacacacacactcctgcagactCCAG TGTCTTGGTTCAAGATGGACCAGGTAAAGTTCACACCAGTGAAGAGGTGCATGACTCCCCCCGGGGTAACGGCAGCACTTTATCGCCAGGGCAACCAATGGCGAGCAACTCTTCCAACTCCATGGCTAACTCCATCAATGGAGGACAGGAACTGGCCCCGCCGTTGTTGGTAGAGCCTTCCCTGACCTGTTCCCACGCCAACCCACTTGCACCCCTGACTGCTGCTGACGCGCCCATCACCGTGGGCTCCTATCCAAGCGCCAAGAGCTTCCTGGGCATGAGAGCTCGCGAGCTGTTCCGCAACAAGAGCGAAAGCCAGTGCGACGAGGAAGAATCCCCGCCACGTCTCGCAGGCCTCGCCCACAGCCTGAAGACTGAGCTTTGCGAGGAGGCCCCCTGCCCGGGCGATGCTGCCGACGTAGACCCCGCACCTCCCCCCGTGCCCACCTCACCCCCTGCCACAGCTGTCGCTACTCCTCTCACTGTTACCACAAACGAACAACCCTTTGAGCCCAAGCAGCGAGTCTCCAGCCAGGAAAGTCCACGCAGAAAGGCAGGGGTGGGGCCGCGGGGCGGCAGAGGTCAGGCCGGGTCAGGTCGGCCCCGGCAACAGCAGCTAAAGATTATGGACTACAATGTAACGCATCATGAGCACAGTTAA